GAAATAATGCCAAAGACTGCCCCTGTCACCAGTACGTAATGAAAATGTGCCACTACAAAATAGGTATCGTGATATTGAAAATCTGCTGGCACTATCGCGAGCATCAAGCCGGATAAACCGCCAATGGTAAACAACACAATAAATGCCAATGCAAACATCATAGGCACTTCAAAAGTCATCGAACCGCGCCACATAGTGGCAACCCAATTAAATACTTTTACACCGGTGGGCACGGCAATTAACATGGTGGCGTACATAAAAAATAATTCAGCCGCCACCGGCATACCCGTAGTGAACATATGGTGCGCCCACACAATAAATGACAGCAGCGCAATACTGGCGGTGGCGATTACCATAGACTCATAACCAAATAAGGGTTTGCGTGCAAAGGTAGGAATAATGCTGGAAACAATACCAAAGGCAGGCAAAATCATGATGTACACTTCGGGGTGACCAAAGAACCAGAAAATATGTTGGAACATCACCGGATCACCGCCCCCCGCCGCCTCAAAAAAACTGGTACCGAAATATTTATCGGTAAGCACCATGGTCACTACACCAGCAAGCACGGGCATAACGGCAATGAGTAAAAAGGCGGTAATAAGCCAGGTCCATACAAACAAGGGCAATTTCATCCACCCCATTCCCGGCGCGCGCAAATTAAAAATGGTGACAATCACATTCATCGCCCCCATGATGGAAGAAATACCCATGAGGTGAACGGAAAACACAAAAAAAGCCGTGCTGTCGCTGCTGTAGGTAGTTGATAAGGGAGCATAGAAAGTCCAACCCGCTGCTGGAGCACCACCCTCCATAAAAAAGGTGGACAGCAATATCGTAAAAGCGAAGGGTAATATCCAAAAACTCCAGTTATTCATGCGCGGCAACGCCATATCAGGCGCGCCAATCATTAGCGGAATCATCCAGTTTGCCAAGCCAACAAACGCAGGCATCACCGCACCGAATACCATCACCAAACCGTGCACTGTGGTGAGCTGATTAAAAAAGTGGGGATTCACAAACTGCAAACCAGGTTGAAATAATTCTGCGCGAATCATCATGGCCAGTGTGCCGCCAATGAACAACATCAGCAGTGAAAACAATAAATAAAGTGTGCCTATATCTTTGTGATTGGTGGTAAAAAGCCAACGGCGAATGCCAGCAGGTTTGTGATCATGCGTATCGTGATGATCAAGCCTTGTACCCAGTGCTCCGGTATTTTCTATACTCATTATTATTCGCCCCCTTTAATAGCAGCAACATCCGCCACTTGGACCAATTCACCGGTGTTATTGCCCCAGGCATTGCGCTCATAGGTAATCACCGCCGCTAATTCGCTATTGGTTAATTGTTTGCCATAGGCTTGCATTGCCGTGCCGGCCTTGCCGTTGACAACAATGTGAATGTGGCCGGGAATATCCTTTGTAGCTATTACACTGCCTTTGAGTGCAGGAATGACGCCAGGTAAGCCTTCACCAGACACCTGGTGACAAGCAGCGCAATGAGCTTCGTAGGTTTTTTGTCCTTGCGTCATCAACTCCTCCAGTGTCATCTCGCCACGGGCTGCTTCCGCCGCTTTTTCCTGTGCTTGCCGCTCCAACTCTTGCGCAACCCACCGATCAAACTCTTCCGGTGTGCGCACATCGACAACTACCGGCATAAATGCATGATCCTTACCGCAGAGCTCTGCACATTGACCGCGATAAATACCCGGCTTGTCTATCCTCGCCCAGGTTTCGTTAATGAACCCGGGGTTTGCATCTTTTTTCACTGCAAAAGCAGGCACCCACCAGGAGTGGATCACATCATCCGCCGTGACTAAAAACCGTATTTTTTTACCGGTAGGTAACACCAGTGGCTTATCCACATCGCGCAAATACAAATCGGTTTTCTCTGCTTGATTGGCAATCGCTTCGCGGGAGGTCGCCAACAGGGAATAAAATTCAATGGGGTGTTCAAGGTATTTGTAATGCCACTTCCATTGCGAACCGGTAACCAATACGGTGAGATCCGCTTTGGAGGCATCTTCCATGGCGATCAAGGTTTTACTGGCGGGAATTGCCATGGCAATCAAAATGACAACGGGAATAGCTGTCCAGATAATTTCTATTTTTAAGCTGCCATGAAATTGCGCAGGCTCTATGCCTTTGGATTTACGATGATGCAAAATGGACCAAAACATCAAACCAAATACAATGGCGGCGATAGCGCAGCAGATATAAAAAATAATCATGTGCAGATCGTAAACCTGCTCGCTGATTTCCGTTACACCGCGAGTCATGTTGTAACGCGTATCGACCGCCAGCAATATGGCAGGATAAATTAGCAAGAGGATTGCCAGTGCGCAGCGCACCGGTTGCCGATAGAAATAGCGCAGGCTGGGTAGACAATATTTCACTGCACAACTCCTTGATCCCGTGGGTTATCATTTTTATAACAGGCAATTGAGAATTGAGCGAAACCCTCCAGACCATCAAGGCCGGAAATACGAGTCACGCAGCAGATGCCACGCAAAAAATAGACTCACAACATAGACGTCGAGCTTCAACTCAACACAGGAATCAGGTGTTAAATCCCAACACAGGCGCGACCTGACAACAGAACAGCCAACTGGCAAAAGACGGGGGGAGCGATTAATCAGCAACCGATACAGCTGAACTCCCTAACTACACAGCCAGAATACAGGACGTACCAGAACAAAAACCGGACACCTCAATTCCAAGACTTCTCGGGCAATACATATAACGCTCCTATTCATACTCAACACCAGTTCGCCAACAACTTAAACGGAAAAGTGCTGAGAAAATAATAGCGCCCGATGGATTAACTATAACCCCATCAACTTAAAACGCAAGTACGAAAGTAAAACAACAAACTGAGCTTAAAAAAATCCTCTATATAACAAAAAACGCCAATGCAATGCATTGGCGTTTTTTGTGGTGAACCATACAAGGAGTAAACTTTTCTATCCCTTTATTAATACACCGATCAGTAATAAATATTTTCTTAACTACCGATTCTAGAAGCGGATAGTTCCACCGATTAACAAACTATTTTCCACTTCACCATCAACGTAACTCAACTCCAGGCTAGCCTTGTCAGTAAAGAAATTACGCGCACGTACAAAATAATCCGTCTCGGAGTTATTACTCACGTTTGCAGCATAAGATGTATTTACAAAGCCACCACCCACACTTAAATTGCGATCAATGTAGTAATCAGCCGCCATACTGATAGTGTCATCAGTGAAACCCAATTTTGACTTCTCATAACTGGCTTCCAGATTCAATGCTTGCTCACCTGACAATGGCAATACGTATTTACCATTAATATTCCACTGATCAGAGATATCCACATCTTCCTCAAATTCAGACCATACCAACAGTCCGGTAATGGGCGCCACACCGGCTTTTACGAACCAACTGGAATCCCAGTCTGATGATACACCAAGGCCAGGGGTAGATCTCACTTTGGATTCAGAGACTCCGGCACCGAGATAAAAAATAGAATTGGGAATATAAAAATCTATGCCGATGGAACGCTCATAAAAATCAATTTTTTGACCAGCATCTTTCAATTCTGCCGTGCCGAGTTGCACATAAACATTGCTGGATTTTTCAATAAAAGCCGCTTCAGCAAGCGGGTTATTCGCGGTATTCACCGGGGAGAAATGATATTTTCCTTCAAGCACGACCCCATAGCCGTCAGCACTGGAATTATCAACATCGATATCGACATAACCTGCAGATAATTCACTTTGATAGGTTGCAGAAAGTGCAAAAGGTGCGCTTAAAAAACCAGCAGCAGCGATAATGGCGGGAAGCAATTTAATTTTCATAATCTATCCTCTGAGAATTACAGCGGCATCTGCATTGATGCACGGTTTCATACTAGCGATAGAAAATTGAATCAAAACTGAATGAAACAGTTTTTTACAAACCACAAATAGCGGGCAAACACCAAACAACATTAATTTACGATCAAATAGCACGCAATCCTGACGTGTTATTTATGCCATGCAATGACAGGAAAATAACATTTCATCTTCCAATCGCAACGCGGTTAATTCACCACCCCATACACAACCTGTGTCCAGTGCATAAATATTTTTGGTGTTGGCGCGCCCTTCAAGCGCAGCCCAATGGCCAAAAATAATTTTTTCATTACGCATTTTCCGTCCGGCAAGCGAAAACCAGGGAGCAAAACCAATAGGCGCCGCATCTGCACTTTCTTTAGTTTGCAATTCCAATTCGCCTTCAGCAGAACAAAAACGCATGCGCGTAAAATAATTGGTAATCACTCGTAAACGTTCAGCGCCTTGTAAATCATCGTGCCAGCGCGCGGGAAAATTTCCGTACATATTTCCCAACAAATATTCCGGTACATTACTTTGCAATACTTGTTCAACTTCACGTGAGCGCATTAACGCCTGCTCCAGCGACCATTGCGGAGGAATGCCTGCATGAACCATAGTAAAACCGAGTGTGGCATCGTGATGAACCAGTGACTGCTGACGCAACCAGTAAACCAAGTCCGCACGATCCGGAGCAATCAGCAATTGATCCAGCGTGTCGTTTTTACCGGCCTTACGCAAACCGTAATAAACAGCGATGAAATGCAAATCATGGTTACCCAGCACTAAGGTGATGGAATCGCGCAATTTGTACAGGAACCGTAAGGTTGCCAGTGAATCGGGGCCGCGATTAATCACATCGCCAGCTAGCCACAATTTGTCTTTAGCGGGATTGAAATTAATTTTTTTTAACAGACATTGCAGCGGCTCAAGGCAGCCTTGAATATCACCAATTGCGTAAGTAGCCATAGTGTTTACGGATTAATGAATCGCATGGGGAGGCACGAGTGCAAAGGTTGGAATAGTGGCATCAAACATCGAGCCATCATCGGCACGCATTTGATAACTTCCTTCCATAATGCCCGTCTCAGTTTCAAGAATAACGCCGCTAGTGTAGGTGTAACTTTCACCCGGCTTGATGTGCGGCTGCTCGCCCACCACACCAATGCCCTGCACTTCTTGCCGCTTTTCGTTGGCATCGGTGATCAGCCAATGGCGACTAATTAACTGTGCTGCCACATCACCTTGATTGGCAATAGTGATGGTATAGGCATACACATAACGATGCACTAGCGGCTCAGATTGGGCGGCAATATAAGTCGTTTTTACCGATACCTGAATGGGAGACATTTTATTCATCACCACTCACTGTACAGGGCTTTAATGACAGCTCGCCCAGTAAATTACTCATGGCAACGTATTCCGGCAAGCTGATTTCCTCTGGGCGTAAACCAAGATCAACCGGCAAGGACTCCATTTGCTCCGCCGTTAATAATTGTTTGAGCGAGTTGCGCAGGGTTTTCCGGCGCTGCTGGAAGGCGACATTCACCAGGGTTTCCAAACTTTTTATATTGTTTGCTACATGCGGCAATTGCGCATAGGGGGTAAGGCGCACAATCGCAGAATCCACTTTCGGTGCCGGGTCAAACGAGGTGGGAGGCACATCAAATAAATCCTCTACCGCACAGTAATATTGCACCATAATTCCCAAGCGACCATAGGCGCCATCGCCCGGTTGTGCCGCCATGCGTTTTACCACTTCTTTTTGCAGCATAAAATGCATGTCTTGCACTTTATTCGCGTAAGTCAGCAGATGAAAAATCAACGGGGTGGAAATGTTGTAAGGCAAGTTGCCCACAATCCGCAACGGCTGTTGGTTTTTAATTAACTGATTAAAATCAAATTGCAGCGCATCGGCTTGAAACAATTGAAAGTTAGGGTGATGCTCAAACTTTACTTTCAACCAAGGCACCAAATCGCGATCCAGTTCAATCACGCTCAGGTTATCGCAACTGTCTGCCAGCAGTTGGGTAATAGCACCTTTTCCAGGGCCAATTTCAACTATTTGATCGGTTTTTTGCGGGTGAATGGAGCGGACTATATCGCGAATAATACCGTGGTCGATTAAAAAGTTTTGGCCGAATCGCTTGCGCGCTTTGTGTTGAGACTCGGCATGTGCAGAAGAGTGTTGCTTGTTTTTCATGAATAACCTTTCCAATAATTTAGCGCGCGCTTTTCGCTTGCACCATTGCCAGTGCATAAGCCAATGCGGTGCGCAGGCTGCCTAAATCGGCCTTACCTGTACCCGCCAAATCCAATGCCGTACCGTGATCAACCGAGGTGCGAATAATCGGCAACCCCAGCGTCACATTGACTGCCTGACCAAAACCTTTGTATTTCAATACAGGCAGTCCCTGATCGTGGTACATCGCCAGTACGGCGTCGGCCTTATCCAAATATTTCGGTGTAAACAGGGTATCTGCCGGTAGCGGGCCAATCAGGTTCATACCACGCGCGCGCAGTGTTTCCAACACCGGTTCGATGACCTCAATTTCTTCGCGCCCGAGATGCCCGCCTTCACCGGCATGGGGGTTCAATCCACACACCAAAATGCGCGGCTGCGCTATACCAAATTGCACTTGTAAATCGCGCTGCAAAATTTCCGTGACTTGCGTCAGCTCATCATGGGTAATGGCTGCGGCCACATCTTTCAGCGGTAAATGGGTTGTGGCCAGTGCCACACGCAGCCCCTCTGTGGCCAGCATCATCACTACTTTGTGGGTATGGGTTTTATCGGCGAGATATTCGGTGTGCCCACTGAAAGGAATACCCGCATCATTAATCACACTTTTTTGCACAGGGCCTGTCACCAGTGCGGCAAAGTCACCTGCAACACAACCATTAATGGCCGCATCCAATGTGTGCAAAATATAGGGGGCATTATTCACATTGAGCTTACCCGGCTCTGCGGGCTCCGCCAGCGACACAGGCAACACCGCTAATTCACCCACCTTGGTAGGGCGCGGAGGCTCCTGCAAATTAACCAGACGCAATTGCAGCGGTAAACCTAATTGTGCCGCACGCGCTTGCAACAACTGCACATCGGCAATAGCCACAATTTCATGGGCTTGTGGCTGCTGGGCGAGCGTGATCACCAGATCCGGGCCAATACCCGCCGGTTCGCCGGGCGTTAGAGCTATGCGATAACAGCTAGTCATAAATATCCGTTACTTGAACAAATCGTGTAAAAAAGGATGTGTAATGGCAGACAAATTTGATTGCGCAAAAAGCACTGCGGCCAAAAACAAAATTGCACCAGGCAATCCCGTTTTCAGCCGCACTTTTTACGATTGCCCGAGAGTTACAATTGACCGCGAGCGCGGTAGACTCGCTTAGAGTTTAATTTCGACGTAGGCCTCTTCGCGGATTTGAGTTAACCACAACTGGAACTCTTCATCAAAACGACGCGCACGCAACACATTTGCCGCTTGATTGCGCTTCATTTTATCACTCATGTCTTCTTTGCGACGCTCCAGCACTTGCAGTATGTGCCAGCCAAATTGGCTTTTGAACGGACGGCTGATGCCATTGATCGGAGTGTCTTTCATCGCCTCTTCAAACTCGGCAACAAACATGCCCGGCATGGACCAGCCCAGATCACCACCACTGAGCATTGAGCCTGTATCTTCCGAGTTTTCACGCGCCAGCTTGGCAAAATCTTCACCTTTTTCAATGCGCGCTCTCAGATCCAATAACTTTTGACGCGCTTGAGCGTCATCCATGATTTCGGATGTTTTCACCAGAATATGGCGCGCATGGGTTTGCTCAACCAATTGTTCACCGCCGCCGCGCTGTTCAATATTTTTCAGGATATGAAAACCCGCACCACTGCGGAATGGTTTGGAAACTTGCCCCTCAGCCAAATTCAGCATCTGGTTACCAAACAACTCAGGCAACTGGGCAAGCTTGCGCCAACCAATATCGCCACCTTGCAGTGCGGCCTGATCGTTAGAGTAACTGATCGCCATTTGCGCAAAGTCGCTACCGCCAACCAGTTTTTGGTAAATATCGTTGGCCTGTTTTTCTGCATCCGCGATAGCATCCGCATCGGCACTACTTGAGACAGCAATCAGTATGTGGCCAATGTGATAGTCAGGAGAGGTTGCATATTTACCATCGCTGGACGCCAGGAAGTTATTAATATCCTGCTCGGTGATTTTAATGCGGCTATTCACCACACCTTGCTGCAAATTACTGATGGTCAGCTCATTGCGCATCTGCTTACGCAAACCGTCCATATCCAGCCCTTGGCTGCGCAAATCTGCATCCAACTGCGCCAGGGTAATTTGGTTTTTCTGCAGGACACGGCCAATCGCCTGGTCGATCTCTGCCTCTTCGATGCTGATGTCATAACGCTCTGCCATGCCCAATTCAATTCGTTCGAGAATCAATTGGTCAAGGATTTGTCGATTGAGCACGTCTTCCGGAGGCAACTGCTGGTATTGACCACGCAACCGCTCAAGGATTGATATTTTACGGGCGTTCAACTCACTTTCCAGCACCACGTCTTTATCGACAATGGCGACCACGCGATCCAGTGATACGGCACCGTTTTGTGCCATGCCGAGCTGGCTGCCAATTAATAACAGGCCACCCAATACTACTTTCCAGCCCAGAGGGGTTTGACGCTTACTCATAATTCAATCACTGTTTTATTGTAAAGATGCTTCACGCTCACCATAGCCGTGCATGGCTTTGTCGAGCAGGTTACTAATACGTTGGCTCAAGGTGCCAAAACCACGCAGTTGCACTTCCAGGAAAATGCCGCGGTCATAGTCATCGCTCTTGAGCTTGGCCATAAAGTCCTCGCTGAGATCAAAATCCACCCACTGGCGAGCCAGAATGCGAACCCGGTAACAGCAATCGGTATATTCGAGCCCGGCAAAGGTGTCGAGTTCCGCATTGTACGTAAAATCGTAGTTAGCACGGGCAATTACCGCCCATTGGTTGCTGATTGGCCAGAGACTGGTGATATCCACCTGATTCAGGGTTTCGCCCACCGCCGTATTCACATCCAACGGACTGAGCGAGACAGGGTCGCGGCTGTAGCGATAACCAATGTTCAAGATGCGGTATTGATCATCCATGTAATGCAGGCTGGAGCTGACAGCACTGATTTTTTCGGCTTGATGATCGTAGAGCACATCATTGGTCAGGCGCAGATGATCGCCCACCTGCGCGCTTAGCTCGCCGGCGATAGCCGAGCTGGTACGGGTATTGGCATAGTCATCTGCTTTATTCAGGATACTGACACGGCGATCATCAAAATAGGTGACTTGACCGATACTCATCCGCAACCGCTCGATACCGGAGTCCGACTCGACAAACCGGCTGGTCACCCCCAAGGTGAGCTGATTGGCATCATCGATCCTGTCACCGCCGGAAAAACGGGTATCGCGGAACAACTGGTTATAGGTAAACACGATATCCGAGGTATCAAAGTTGACATAACTGGCATCAGTCGTCAGGCCGTAAAGGGACGATTGATCTTCGTAGTCGCGGTACACATAGTAGGCACGCGGCTCAAGGGTCTGGGTAAAGTCAGTCGCAAACAAGTTCTTGTCGCGCTCAAAGAACAAGCCCATATCCAGGGTGCCCTGGGGAGCCAAGAACTGCGGCTCAGTTTCCGCATCGGCGCGCATATTATTGGCGTCCAACTTGTAGGCCAATGTTTTTACGGCAGCACCGGGCTTGATGTAACCCGAACTAAACTCTTTGTCCCACTCCAAACCATAATTAGTACGGAGCCGCTCCCCCACGATCAGGTCGCCCAAACGCGAAGCATTGTTAGGGTCATCACTGAAATAACGATTCATGGAGAAGTTGGTGTATTCGTTATCCAGCGTCACCACCCAGTCGCTGACACGGTAGCGTCCATTTGCTTGGAGGCGCGGCAACTCCCGATAAGGAAGTTGACTAGTGGTAAGCAAGCGAAACTCTTCCGCCTTACCACTCAAGCGCCAATTATCGGTGCGATAACCCGCCGAAAAGGTTTGACGAATATAGGCCTGGCGATTCAGATCTACCGCGCCGCGATCAACATCGCGGATATAATCGGTGTCGCTGACCTCGGTGTAATCAATTAAGCTCGACCAACGCTGGTTGCGCCCTCCCGTCTGCAACAGGTTGTACTGCCAACGATCGCGCCCCTTGTAGGGATAGGCCTCTGCTTCATCAATCTCACCGGCCTCAATTTGATCTTGCAGCCGCTCGCTAAAACCACCGCGATCATTATTGAGCGAGCTACCTCTCAATTCGGTATCAAAATAGACCGACTTGTGCCGAAACTCGCTCTGCAACAGATAGCCATGATCGGCCAAATAACGAGGCGTAAATGTAGCGTCGTAGTTGGGCGCAATATTCCAATAAAACGGCACAGTAAACTCATCGATTCCCTCATCAGTATCAATACCAATGGAGGGAAACAGGAACCCGGTCAGGCGATCCGGGCCAATCGGGAAACGAAAATACGGCGCATAGGCGACAGGGATATCTTTGATCTTCAAGCGCATGTGGCGCGCCGTACCATAGTGTTTGTCGTTGTACAGGGTGATGTTGGAGCCTTCAATCAGCCAGGTATTATCGCCCGGCTCACAACTGGTAAAGGTGCCCTGATCCAGACTGATCACTTGATCGCCAAACTTTTGCAGGTTTTCCGCTCGCCCACGCACGCGCGTCTCGTAGAGGACAAAACGGGCATTATCGAGGCGAGCATCGCCACTTTCGGTGTCAACGTAAGCGCTGTCGGCACGCAACAGCAAGCCCGGCTCACGAACCTGGATATTGCCTTCCAGCTCGGCTTCGCGGCTGACCTTATCGAACGTAAAGGTATCTGCATGGAAGGAGCGGCGCCCCTGCGTCAGGCGAACATTGTCGCGCATAATAAATTTGGTCTGTTTTTCTGACTCGGAATAGTCGGCAGTGCCAAAAATATTGGCTCGCTCAGGGTCGAGTTCAGACTCGGCGTCATCGCGCGGCGGAGCGATGTAAGCGCCACAGCAGGCTGTGGGGACCAATGCTTTTTGCTCATCGGTCAACTCTTCCATAGGCACCCAATCCAACTCGCGTAATTGCTCATTGGGGTCCGCTTTCACGGCAGGCTTGTCGACAACGGTCGCATCACCCTGCGCATAAACCAAAGGGGCAAACGACAAAATCGCACCGGCACATTGCGCCGCAATAATGAGCGCAAGACGGGAACGAGAGAAGTGACGACGCAATTTCTGTGTGGAGTAATTCTGGGTTGGAGCCATTAACCGCGGTCTCATATGCGTGACACTACTGATGCCACCTAAAAAATTGCAGCGATTCTACTGTAAAGCCGCTGTACAGGGAATGAATTGGGGGAAATGATCCGGCTGGGGTAGAATCTTGCCCATGGCCGCCCTCTGCGATGGGCACGGCATTGCAACACACCAACCACTTCGCTTCACTTATCCAATGCGGATTTTGCATGTCATCGACGATTACAAACAGCAACGCGCAACAGACCACTCAATCGCCACAAGATTCCCGTGAGCGTGCTCTAGCAGAATGGGTGTCACACCAAATACCGGACACCAACACCCCCATAACCTTGCGCAGCCTGGGTAGCGATGCCGGCTTTCGCCGCTATTTTCGCTTCGACCAAGGCCAGAACCTGCTTGCCGTCGATGCACCACCAGCCACAGAGGACAGCAGTCAGTTTGTTGCCATCGCCCGGTTTATTCGCGACCAGGGCGTGCGCAGTCCGCGCATTATCGCAGCCGACACCTCTCAGGGCTTTTTACTGGTAGAGGATTTTGGCGATCAACTGCTATTCCGCGTTGCCAACACTCACAATGCTGATTCACTTTACCAACTGGCACTGGACAGCCTGCTCAAATTGCATCGAAGCACCGATGACCCGGCATTGATTCCGCGCTACGACCGCGCGCTATTGCGTCGCGAGCTGGATATTTTTAGCGACTGGTTTGTCAGCCAACTGCTCGATCACACACTCACTGCCGATGAACACGCACTGCTGGACAGCACCTTTACCCAACTGGAAAACATCGCCCTCGCCCAGCCGCAAACTTTTGTGCACCGCGACTACCACTCCCGCAACCTGATTCTCTGTAACGATGGAGGGCTGGGCGTGATTGATTTTCAAGGCGCCCTCTGGGGTGGAATCACCTACGATCTGGTTTCACTGCTGCGCGATTGTTACTTACGCTGGCCAGCACCGCAGGTCAAGGCTTGGGCATTGAGCTATCGCCAGCAAGCGATAACCAGCAAACTTATTGATAGCACCATCAGCGAAACCGAATTTCTGCGCTGGTTTGACTGGCTCGGGCTACAGCGCCATATCAAAGTATTGGGGATCTTCGCTCGCCTCAATCTGCGCGACGGCAAAACCGGTTACTTGCAGGATTTGCCCCTTGTCATACGCTACACCCTGGAGGTTGCCGAGGCCTACCCCGAACTTCGCCCCTTTGCCGACTGGTTCAAGGCCACACTCTTACCCATCGCCAAGACGCACCCCTGGTATAGCGACTACCAGTGTGCAGGAGCGCACGCATGAAAGCCATGATTCTTGCTGCGGGCCTTGGCAATCGTATGCGGCCACTCACCGACCACACACCCAAACCGCTCTTGCACGCTGGCGGGAAGCCGCTTATCGAATACCATCTACTTAACCTTCAGCGCGCAGGCATTCACGACGTTATTATCAACCTGGCCTATCTGGGCGATAAGATCCGCGCTTATCTGGGCAATGGCAGCAACTTTGGAGTCAACATTCACTACTCGACAGAACCGGAGCCACTGGAAACCGGCGGCGCTATTGTCCATGCAAGCCAACAACTGGGGCCAGAGCCCTTTTTGTTAGTGAATGGCGATGTCTGGTGCGATATTGAATTGGGTGACTTTATCCAACATCACTATAAATACCCTGATCGCCATGGCCATTTGCTGCTGGTTCCCAACCCGGACTTTCACCCTAAAGGTGATTTTGCGCTGTCCACTGACGGAACACTGCTGGATA
The nucleotide sequence above comes from Cellvibrio sp. PSBB023. Encoded proteins:
- a CDS encoding LPS-assembly protein LptD, which translates into the protein MAPTQNYSTQKLRRHFSRSRLALIIAAQCAGAILSFAPLVYAQGDATVVDKPAVKADPNEQLRELDWVPMEELTDEQKALVPTACCGAYIAPPRDDAESELDPERANIFGTADYSESEKQTKFIMRDNVRLTQGRRSFHADTFTFDKVSREAELEGNIQVREPGLLLRADSAYVDTESGDARLDNARFVLYETRVRGRAENLQKFGDQVISLDQGTFTSCEPGDNTWLIEGSNITLYNDKHYGTARHMRLKIKDIPVAYAPYFRFPIGPDRLTGFLFPSIGIDTDEGIDEFTVPFYWNIAPNYDATFTPRYLADHGYLLQSEFRHKSVYFDTELRGSSLNNDRGGFSERLQDQIEAGEIDEAEAYPYKGRDRWQYNLLQTGGRNQRWSSLIDYTEVSDTDYIRDVDRGAVDLNRQAYIRQTFSAGYRTDNWRLSGKAEEFRLLTTSQLPYRELPRLQANGRYRVSDWVVTLDNEYTNFSMNRYFSDDPNNASRLGDLIVGERLRTNYGLEWDKEFSSGYIKPGAAVKTLAYKLDANNMRADAETEPQFLAPQGTLDMGLFFERDKNLFATDFTQTLEPRAYYVYRDYEDQSSLYGLTTDASYVNFDTSDIVFTYNQLFRDTRFSGGDRIDDANQLTLGVTSRFVESDSGIERLRMSIGQVTYFDDRRVSILNKADDYANTRTSSAIAGELSAQVGDHLRLTNDVLYDHQAEKISAVSSSLHYMDDQYRILNIGYRYSRDPVSLSPLDVNTAVGETLNQVDITSLWPISNQWAVIARANYDFTYNAELDTFAGLEYTDCCYRVRILARQWVDFDLSEDFMAKLKSDDYDRGIFLEVQLRGFGTLSQRISNLLDKAMHGYGEREASLQ
- a CDS encoding aminoglycoside phosphotransferase family protein; amino-acid sequence: MSSTITNSNAQQTTQSPQDSRERALAEWVSHQIPDTNTPITLRSLGSDAGFRRYFRFDQGQNLLAVDAPPATEDSSQFVAIARFIRDQGVRSPRIIAADTSQGFLLVEDFGDQLLFRVANTHNADSLYQLALDSLLKLHRSTDDPALIPRYDRALLRRELDIFSDWFVSQLLDHTLTADEHALLDSTFTQLENIALAQPQTFVHRDYHSRNLILCNDGGLGVIDFQGALWGGITYDLVSLLRDCYLRWPAPQVKAWALSYRQQAITSKLIDSTISETEFLRWFDWLGLQRHIKVLGIFARLNLRDGKTGYLQDLPLVIRYTLEVAEAYPELRPFADWFKATLLPIAKTHPWYSDYQCAGAHA
- the murU gene encoding N-acetylmuramate alpha-1-phosphate uridylyltransferase MurU, whose protein sequence is MKAMILAAGLGNRMRPLTDHTPKPLLHAGGKPLIEYHLLNLQRAGIHDVIINLAYLGDKIRAYLGNGSNFGVNIHYSTEPEPLETGGAIVHASQQLGPEPFLLVNGDVWCDIELGDFIQHHYKYPDRHGHLLLVPNPDFHPKGDFALSTDGTLLDTPNDITLPRFTFAGISLLKPELINHYPHKRQKFPLVEVFRHAISQGQLSGEVYNGRWSDVGTPERLYDLDTYLQYQKAGMVRDR